A region from the Achromobacter seleniivolatilans genome encodes:
- the htpG gene encoding molecular chaperone HtpG produces MSQTATSSASETLGFQAEVKQLLHLMIHSLYSNKEIFLRELVSNASDACDKLRFEAIDQPELLEGNGELAITVSYDKAARTVTISDNGIGLSREEAIANLGTIARSGTREFFSQLTGDKQKDAQLIGQFGVGFYSSFIVADKVTVVSRRAGATDAIQWESDGQGEFTIAAAEKASRGTDVTLHLRADEDDFLNGWKLREILRRYSDHISLPIRMAKEEWNEEKGEQVKTEELETVNQANALWARSKSEVTDEQYREFYKTVSHDYDDPLAWTHNRVEGRSEYTQLLYVPKHAPMDMWDRDGRHGVKLYVKRVFIMDDADQLLPSYLRFVRGVIDSADLPLNVSREILQESRDVRAIREGSAKRILSLLEDIAENKPEDYATFWSEFGQVLKEGAGEDSANLERLAKLMRFASTNSGDQSQTVSFADYVSRMKEGQDKIYYVTADTFAAASNSPHLEIFRKKGIEVLLLSDRVDEWMLSYLREFDGKSLVSVAKGGLDLAELADEEEKKHQAEVAEDFKPLVERLQKTLEDQVKEVRVTLRLVDSPACVVVGQNELSPHLLRMLKAAGQEAPNVKPVLEINPEHPLLARIRAAEDGEFDQWARLLLDQALLAEGAQIADPAAFVKRLNALLLK; encoded by the coding sequence ATGAGCCAAACCGCCACGTCTTCCGCATCTGAAACCCTGGGGTTTCAGGCCGAGGTGAAGCAACTGCTGCACCTGATGATCCATTCGCTGTACAGCAACAAGGAAATCTTCCTGCGCGAGCTGGTGTCGAACGCGTCGGATGCTTGCGACAAGCTGCGCTTCGAAGCCATTGACCAGCCCGAGCTGCTGGAAGGCAATGGCGAGCTGGCTATTACGGTCAGCTATGACAAGGCGGCTCGTACCGTCACGATCTCGGACAACGGGATTGGCCTGTCGCGCGAAGAAGCCATTGCCAACCTGGGCACGATTGCACGTTCCGGCACGCGGGAGTTTTTCTCGCAGTTGACGGGCGATAAGCAAAAAGACGCCCAGTTGATTGGCCAGTTTGGCGTGGGCTTTTATTCGTCGTTCATCGTGGCGGACAAGGTGACGGTGGTCAGCCGCCGTGCCGGCGCCACGGACGCGATCCAGTGGGAGTCCGACGGCCAGGGCGAATTCACGATTGCCGCCGCCGAAAAGGCCAGCCGCGGCACTGACGTGACCCTGCATCTGCGCGCTGACGAAGACGATTTCCTGAATGGCTGGAAGCTGCGCGAGATTCTGCGCCGCTATTCGGACCACATCTCGCTTCCCATCCGCATGGCGAAGGAAGAGTGGAACGAAGAAAAGGGCGAGCAGGTCAAGACTGAAGAACTGGAAACGGTGAATCAGGCCAACGCGCTGTGGGCCCGCAGCAAGTCGGAAGTGACCGACGAGCAATACCGCGAGTTCTACAAGACGGTCTCGCACGACTACGATGATCCGCTCGCCTGGACGCACAACCGCGTTGAAGGCCGCAGCGAATACACGCAGCTGCTGTATGTGCCGAAGCACGCGCCCATGGATATGTGGGACCGCGACGGCCGTCATGGCGTGAAGCTGTACGTGAAGCGCGTCTTCATCATGGACGATGCCGACCAACTGCTGCCGTCCTACCTGCGTTTTGTGCGCGGCGTGATTGATTCGGCGGACCTGCCGCTGAACGTATCGCGTGAAATCCTGCAAGAAAGCCGCGATGTGCGCGCCATTCGTGAAGGCTCGGCCAAGCGCATCCTGTCCTTGCTGGAAGACATTGCCGAGAACAAGCCGGAAGACTACGCCACGTTCTGGTCGGAATTCGGTCAGGTGCTGAAGGAAGGCGCGGGCGAAGACTCCGCCAATCTGGAACGTCTGGCCAAGCTGATGCGCTTTGCGTCGACGAATTCGGGCGACCAGTCGCAGACGGTGTCTTTTGCCGACTACGTGTCGCGCATGAAAGAAGGCCAGGACAAGATCTACTACGTGACGGCAGATACTTTTGCCGCGGCCAGCAACAGCCCGCATCTGGAAATCTTCCGCAAGAAGGGCATCGAAGTGCTGCTGCTGTCTGACCGCGTTGACGAATGGATGCTGTCGTACCTGCGCGAGTTCGATGGCAAGTCGCTGGTCTCGGTCGCCAAGGGCGGTCTGGACCTGGCTGAGCTGGCCGACGAAGAAGAAAAGAAGCATCAGGCCGAAGTGGCTGAAGACTTCAAGCCGCTGGTCGAGCGCCTGCAAAAGACGCTGGAAGATCAGGTCAAGGAAGTGCGCGTGACCTTGCGTCTGGTGGATTCGCCGGCGTGCGTGGTGGTGGGCCAGAATGAATTGAGCCCGCACCTGCTGCGTATGCTGAAGGCCGCCGGTCAAGAAGCGCCGAACGTGAAGCCGGTGCTGGAAATCAATCCGGAACACCCGCTGCTGGCGCGTATCCGCGCTGCCGAAGATGGCGAGTTTGATCAGTGGGCGCGCCTGCTGCTGGATCAAGCCTTGCTGGCGGAAGGCGCGCAAATCGCTGACCCGGCCGCGTTCGTGAAGCGCTTGAATGCGCTGCTGCTGAAGTAA
- a CDS encoding helix-turn-helix transcriptional regulator — MSTENKSGDLPAIPVAVHSSAELGELVKAVRRSQGLLQADLAGLSGTGNRFVVDLERGKPTLQLQKVLDMLDLLGLEVQVVPKHASLS; from the coding sequence ATGTCCACGGAAAATAAATCGGGCGACCTCCCGGCTATCCCGGTGGCTGTTCACTCGTCGGCTGAGTTGGGCGAGCTGGTGAAAGCCGTGCGGCGCTCGCAAGGATTACTGCAAGCCGACCTCGCGGGTTTGTCAGGCACTGGCAATCGTTTCGTGGTGGATCTGGAACGCGGCAAGCCGACGCTGCAATTGCAGAAGGTGCTCGATATGCTGGATCTGCTGGGCCTGGAGGTGCAGGTGGTGCCCAAGCATGCGAGCCTGTCATGA
- a CDS encoding type II toxin-antitoxin system HipA family toxin, whose amino-acid sequence MTVAALDLYQADLKVGRLFDERPLRFVYDAGWLTQPGARAISPTIPLTRPEHLGDAVHAYFENLLPEGHIRKFLQISRHATTVFGLLRSVGGDTASGLTLLPQGELPAPPHYRPATWQEVAARLKNGAVPSLVAENAEGARISLAGAQDKLLLSVMPDGLPAMPEGAAPSTHILKPDIRGLEGVWASALNETLVMQLAEKLGLGVAQVSYQPDTRACLIRRYDRLPDGQGGLLRLHQLDLCQLAGKPSDLKYEADGGPSLADCRELLKHMSVGAADVKRLLQWVIFNLCVGNNDSHAKNLSVLQASDGRYRLAPFYDLMCTAMYPGLAKNFALAIGGEMKSGKIGVAHLEAMARELGFAPRYVLTVAQELAADLPEALDQVQTSLLAQSQAGTERALIERLGQWIKTNTRKCANRWK is encoded by the coding sequence ATGACCGTTGCTGCTTTGGACCTTTATCAGGCCGATCTCAAGGTTGGGCGTTTGTTCGACGAGCGGCCGCTGCGCTTTGTTTATGACGCAGGCTGGTTGACCCAGCCGGGTGCGCGGGCGATCTCACCGACCATCCCGCTGACCCGTCCGGAGCATCTGGGCGACGCTGTGCACGCCTACTTTGAAAACTTATTGCCCGAAGGGCATATTCGCAAATTCTTGCAGATCAGCCGCCACGCCACGACCGTATTCGGTCTATTGCGCAGCGTTGGGGGCGACACCGCTAGCGGTCTGACGCTATTGCCGCAAGGAGAGTTGCCTGCACCGCCGCATTACCGGCCTGCAACGTGGCAAGAGGTTGCAGCCCGGTTGAAGAATGGCGCAGTGCCGTCGCTGGTCGCCGAGAACGCGGAAGGGGCACGCATTTCTCTGGCCGGGGCGCAGGACAAGTTGCTGTTGTCGGTGATGCCAGACGGATTGCCAGCCATGCCGGAAGGCGCGGCACCTTCCACACATATATTGAAACCGGATATCCGGGGCTTGGAAGGGGTCTGGGCGTCAGCCCTGAATGAAACCCTGGTGATGCAATTGGCAGAAAAACTGGGACTGGGCGTGGCGCAGGTCAGTTATCAACCTGACACGCGCGCTTGCCTGATCAGGCGCTATGACCGTCTGCCAGATGGGCAGGGCGGGCTGCTGCGCCTGCATCAATTAGACCTGTGCCAGTTGGCAGGCAAGCCGTCCGATTTGAAGTACGAAGCGGATGGCGGACCATCTCTTGCAGATTGCCGCGAGCTGTTGAAGCACATGAGTGTAGGCGCGGCGGACGTAAAACGATTGTTGCAGTGGGTTATCTTCAATTTGTGCGTTGGCAATAACGACAGTCACGCCAAGAATCTGTCGGTGCTGCAAGCCAGCGATGGACGATATCGTCTAGCGCCTTTTTACGATCTGATGTGCACAGCCATGTATCCCGGATTGGCCAAGAATTTTGCGCTGGCGATAGGGGGCGAAATGAAATCGGGCAAGATCGGGGTGGCCCACCTTGAGGCGATGGCAAGGGAGTTGGGTTTTGCGCCGCGTTATGTCCTGACGGTGGCGCAGGAGTTGGCAGCAGACCTGCCCGAAGCGCTGGATCAGGTGCAAACGTCGCTATTGGCGCAGTCCCAGGCAGGCACGGAACGTGCCCTGATTGAGCGTCTGGGGCAATGGATCAAGACAAATACGCGTAAGTGCGCAAATCGCTGGAAGTAG
- a CDS encoding MFS transporter, producing MNPQDNPPVKSGLPLLALAVGAFGIGVTEFSPMGLLPVIADGVGVSIPSAGMLISAYAIGVMVGAPLMTLAFSRWSRRKALILLMAIFTIGNILSALSPNYTTLLLARLVTSLNHGAFFGLGSLVAASVVPRHKQASAVATMFMGLTIANVGGVPAATWLGQVIGWRMSFAATAVLGLVAMLSLWFALPAGEAGRRPNVRHELAVLKSPVVLLALLTTVLGAGAMFTLYTYISPTLAEITGASPGFITGMLVLIGLGFTLGNGMGGRMADRSLDGTLITFLVIVIVDLLAFPWIASTQVGAAISLLIFGVATFAVVPPLQMGVMRAATAAPGLASSVNVGAFNLGNAVGAAAGGAVISAGMGYAAVPIAGAIIAVAGLALVLVQRTVNQRRKLALQVC from the coding sequence ATGAACCCGCAAGATAATCCACCGGTTAAGTCCGGCCTGCCGTTGTTGGCGCTCGCCGTCGGTGCGTTTGGCATTGGCGTGACCGAGTTTTCCCCCATGGGCTTGCTGCCCGTTATCGCCGACGGTGTCGGCGTGTCCATTCCCAGCGCTGGCATGCTGATCAGCGCCTACGCGATTGGCGTGATGGTGGGTGCGCCGTTGATGACGCTGGCGTTTTCACGCTGGTCACGCCGCAAGGCGCTGATCCTGTTGATGGCGATTTTCACCATCGGCAATATCTTGTCCGCCCTGTCGCCCAACTACACGACATTGCTGTTGGCGCGTCTGGTGACGAGTCTGAATCACGGTGCGTTCTTCGGTCTGGGTTCGCTGGTGGCCGCAAGCGTGGTGCCGCGTCACAAGCAGGCTAGCGCGGTGGCAACGATGTTCATGGGGCTGACGATCGCCAACGTTGGCGGTGTGCCTGCGGCGACATGGCTGGGTCAGGTGATTGGCTGGCGTATGTCGTTTGCGGCTACTGCCGTGCTGGGCTTGGTCGCGATGCTGTCGTTATGGTTTGCGCTGCCTGCGGGTGAAGCCGGACGCCGCCCGAATGTGCGTCATGAATTGGCGGTGCTCAAGAGTCCCGTGGTGTTGCTCGCGCTGTTGACGACGGTGCTGGGCGCGGGCGCCATGTTTACGCTCTACACCTACATTTCGCCGACGCTGGCTGAGATTACCGGCGCGTCGCCAGGCTTCATTACCGGCATGCTGGTGTTGATCGGATTGGGTTTCACGTTGGGCAACGGCATGGGTGGTCGCATGGCCGACCGGTCGCTGGACGGCACGCTGATCACGTTCCTCGTCATCGTCATCGTGGATCTGCTGGCGTTTCCCTGGATCGCTTCCACGCAAGTCGGCGCCGCGATCTCGTTGTTGATCTTTGGCGTGGCAACGTTTGCTGTGGTCCCGCCCTTGCAGATGGGCGTGATGCGCGCCGCAACCGCTGCGCCGGGACTGGCATCGTCGGTGAACGTGGGCGCGTTCAATCTGGGTAATGCGGTGGGCGCTGCTGCTGGCGGCGCGGTGATCTCGGCGGGTATGGGTTATGCCGCTGTGCCGATCGCCGGTGCGATTATTGCCGTCGCTGGTTTGGCTCTGGTGCTGGTGCAACGCACCGTCAACCAACGCCGCAAGCTGGCGTTGCAGGTCTGCTGA
- a CDS encoding MFS transporter: MSTATHAGLQSAQKPTRSRYIIMVMLFITVVINYLDRSNLSIAAPALKDEFGLETWQEGMILSAFGWTYAAMQIPGGWLVDRVSPRVLYAAALILWSAATFFMGFAGSFVILFVLRLAVGALEAPAYPINNRVVTTWFPEKERATAIGFYTSGQFVGLAFLTPVLAWLQHHYGWHMVFVSTGLLGVIWGVLWYMIYREPRQFKSANAAEIELIQQGGGVVDLDRNVKAKKAKFDWNDLGLVMSKRKLWGVYLGQFCLTSTLWFFLTWFPTYLVKYRGMDFIKSGFLASVPFLAAFIGVLCSGVLSDFLVRRGATVGLARKLPIILGLLISTSMIGANFTDSTPWIIFFLAVAFFGNGLASITWSLVSTLAPVRLLGLTGGVFNFVGNLSSICTPIVIGFLVTKDSFAPAIVYVSSLALLGALSYILLVGKVERIEA; the protein is encoded by the coding sequence TTGTCCACTGCCACCCACGCTGGCCTGCAAAGCGCGCAAAAGCCCACTCGCAGCCGCTACATCATCATGGTGATGCTGTTCATCACCGTCGTCATCAACTACCTGGACCGCAGCAACCTGTCCATCGCCGCGCCTGCGCTCAAGGACGAGTTCGGGCTTGAAACCTGGCAAGAAGGCATGATTCTGTCTGCCTTTGGCTGGACCTATGCCGCCATGCAGATCCCCGGCGGTTGGCTGGTAGACCGCGTATCGCCCCGCGTGCTCTACGCCGCCGCGCTGATTCTTTGGTCCGCTGCCACGTTCTTCATGGGTTTTGCCGGCAGCTTCGTCATTCTGTTCGTTCTGCGCCTGGCTGTCGGCGCGTTGGAAGCTCCTGCGTACCCGATCAATAACCGCGTCGTCACGACATGGTTCCCGGAAAAAGAACGCGCTACCGCCATCGGCTTCTACACGTCCGGCCAATTCGTCGGCCTGGCGTTTCTGACGCCCGTGCTGGCCTGGCTTCAACACCACTATGGCTGGCACATGGTGTTTGTCAGCACCGGGTTACTTGGCGTTATCTGGGGCGTGCTGTGGTACATGATTTATCGTGAACCGCGTCAATTCAAAAGCGCCAACGCAGCAGAAATCGAATTGATCCAGCAAGGCGGCGGCGTGGTCGATCTGGACCGCAACGTCAAGGCCAAGAAGGCGAAGTTCGACTGGAATGACCTGGGCCTGGTGATGTCCAAGCGCAAGCTGTGGGGCGTGTATCTGGGCCAGTTCTGCCTGACGTCCACACTGTGGTTCTTCCTGACCTGGTTCCCCACCTATCTGGTGAAGTACCGCGGCATGGACTTCATCAAGTCCGGTTTTCTGGCATCGGTACCGTTCCTGGCGGCGTTCATCGGCGTGCTGTGCTCGGGCGTGCTGTCCGACTTTCTGGTCCGCCGCGGCGCGACCGTAGGCTTGGCACGCAAGCTGCCCATCATTCTGGGGCTGTTGATTTCAACCTCCATGATCGGCGCCAACTTTACCGACTCCACGCCTTGGATCATCTTCTTTCTGGCGGTAGCGTTTTTCGGGAACGGACTGGCATCGATTACGTGGTCCTTGGTGTCCACGCTTGCGCCCGTGCGCTTGTTGGGCCTGACGGGCGGCGTGTTCAACTTTGTCGGCAACCTGTCGTCGATCTGCACCCCGATCGTGATCGGCTTTCTGGTCACGAAAGACAGCTTTGCACCGGCGATTGTGTATGTGTCGTCGCTGGCTTTACTGGGCGCGCTGTCTTATATCTTGCTGGTGGGGAAAGTGGAACGGATCGAGGCTTGA
- the dgoD gene encoding galactonate dehydratase translates to MKITKLTTYIVPPRWCFLKIETDEGIVGWGEPVVEGRAHSVAAAVEELSDYLIGKDPRNIEDHWTVLYRGGFYRGGAIHMSALAGIDQALWDIKGKHLGVPVSQLLGGNVRDRIRVYSWIGGDRPADTAAAAKGAVDRGFTAVKMNGTEELQFIDSFDKVERCLENVAAVRDAVGPNVGIGVDFHGRVHKPMAKVLMKELDAFKLMFIEEPVLSENYEALKELAPLTSTPIALGERLFSRWDFKRVLSEGYVDIIQPDPSHAGGITETRKIAAMAEAYDVALALHCPLGPIALATCLQIDAGCYNAFIQEQSLGIHYNAANDLLDYVSNREVFKYEDGMVAIPQGPGLGIEVNEEYVKERAAVGHRWRNPIWRHADGSFAEW, encoded by the coding sequence ATGAAGATCACCAAGCTGACCACCTACATCGTGCCGCCCCGGTGGTGCTTCCTGAAAATCGAAACGGACGAAGGCATCGTCGGCTGGGGCGAACCCGTCGTCGAAGGCCGCGCCCATTCGGTGGCTGCCGCCGTGGAAGAACTGTCCGACTACCTGATCGGCAAAGACCCGCGCAACATCGAAGACCATTGGACCGTGCTGTACCGCGGCGGTTTTTATCGCGGCGGCGCCATCCACATGAGCGCGTTGGCAGGGATTGACCAGGCACTGTGGGACATCAAGGGCAAGCACCTTGGCGTGCCCGTGTCGCAACTGTTGGGCGGCAACGTGCGCGACCGTATCCGCGTGTATTCATGGATTGGCGGTGATCGTCCTGCCGACACGGCGGCTGCCGCCAAGGGCGCCGTGGATCGCGGTTTTACCGCTGTGAAAATGAACGGCACCGAAGAACTGCAATTCATCGATTCGTTCGACAAGGTCGAACGGTGCCTGGAGAACGTCGCCGCCGTGCGCGACGCCGTGGGACCCAACGTAGGCATTGGCGTGGACTTCCATGGCCGCGTGCATAAGCCCATGGCCAAGGTGCTGATGAAAGAGCTGGACGCATTCAAGCTCATGTTCATTGAAGAGCCGGTACTGAGCGAGAACTACGAAGCGCTGAAAGAATTGGCGCCGCTGACGTCCACGCCAATCGCGCTGGGCGAACGCCTGTTCTCGCGCTGGGATTTCAAGCGCGTGCTGTCCGAAGGCTATGTAGACATCATCCAGCCCGATCCGTCGCACGCAGGCGGCATTACTGAAACGCGCAAGATCGCCGCCATGGCTGAAGCCTACGACGTGGCGCTGGCCCTGCACTGCCCACTGGGTCCGATCGCGCTGGCCACCTGCCTTCAAATCGACGCCGGTTGCTACAACGCCTTCATCCAGGAACAAAGCCTGGGCATCCACTACAACGCCGCCAACGACTTGCTGGATTACGTCAGCAACCGTGAAGTCTTCAAGTACGAAGATGGCATGGTCGCGATTCCCCAAGGCCCGGGGCTGGGCATCGAGGTTAACGAGGAATACGTCAAGGAACGCGCCGCCGTGGGCCACCGCTGGCGCAACCCGATCTGGCGTCATGCCGACGGCAGCTTCGCCGAGTGGTAA
- a CDS encoding 2-dehydro-3-deoxy-6-phosphogalactonate aldolase translates to MNHPGLQTAMAHCGLIAILRGITPAEAESIGLALYAAGFRLIEVPLNSPDPLDSIRAMRAALPTDCLIGAGTVLNPDDCARVQDAGGELIVMPHSDAAVIRAAKALGMASCPGVATPTEAFAALAAGADVLKMFPAEQLGPVVLKAWRAVMRPPIALVPVGGITPDNLSTYAQAGASGFGLGSALYKPGLTATEVGQNARAFVAAWQRAYPAQETQA, encoded by the coding sequence ATGAATCACCCTGGTCTGCAAACCGCCATGGCCCATTGCGGCCTGATCGCGATCCTGCGCGGCATCACCCCAGCGGAAGCCGAATCCATCGGCCTGGCGCTCTACGCCGCCGGCTTTCGCCTGATTGAAGTCCCGCTGAATTCGCCAGACCCGCTGGATAGCATCCGCGCCATGCGCGCCGCGCTGCCCACCGATTGCCTGATCGGCGCCGGCACCGTACTGAACCCGGACGACTGCGCCCGCGTCCAGGACGCGGGCGGCGAATTGATCGTCATGCCGCACAGCGACGCGGCCGTGATCCGCGCCGCCAAGGCGCTGGGCATGGCGTCCTGCCCCGGCGTGGCCACGCCCACTGAAGCCTTTGCCGCGCTGGCCGCCGGCGCCGATGTGCTGAAGATGTTCCCCGCCGAACAGTTGGGTCCCGTCGTGCTGAAGGCCTGGCGCGCCGTGATGCGCCCGCCGATCGCGCTGGTACCCGTGGGTGGCATTACGCCCGACAACCTTTCCACCTACGCCCAGGCGGGCGCCAGCGGCTTCGGCCTGGGCTCCGCCTTGTACAAACCCGGCCTGACGGCCACCGAAGTCGGCCAGAACGCGCGCGCATTCGTCGCTGCCTGGCAACGCGCCTATCCCGCCCAGGAGACTCAAGCATGA
- a CDS encoding 2-dehydro-3-deoxygalactonokinase: protein MTTGSPARAALIALDWGTSSLRAYRLDGTGRTLDTRHLPWGIMRLPQPLQDGAATNALSGFELAFDQACGDWLRAEPSLPVIACGMVGSAQGWQEAAYLDVPVDLERIGTLLTKVERPGATPVHIVPGLIQRHGLPNVMRGEETQVFGVMFDQSRAPDHHPADSVLIGLPGTHSKWVNARRGRVTHFDTFMTGEVYAALRGHTILGRTMADAPAADMAAFERGVKVAGSPAGRAGVLSTIFSTRALGLTGDLAPASQADYLSGLLIGHEVASLAQMLRQQGEQPRIVLCGEPALCQRYILAMQHYELGTPEQAQNATERGLWHLAVCAGLVNAAGAPSITSSTASA from the coding sequence ATGACTACCGGATCGCCCGCTCGCGCGGCGCTTATCGCGTTGGACTGGGGCACCTCATCGTTGCGCGCCTATCGGCTGGATGGCACGGGCCGAACGCTGGACACCCGCCACCTGCCTTGGGGCATCATGCGGTTGCCACAGCCGCTGCAAGACGGCGCGGCCACCAACGCCCTGTCCGGCTTTGAATTGGCATTTGATCAGGCCTGCGGCGATTGGCTGCGCGCCGAGCCGTCATTGCCTGTCATCGCCTGCGGCATGGTCGGCAGCGCCCAGGGATGGCAAGAAGCTGCCTACCTGGACGTGCCCGTTGACCTGGAACGCATCGGCACACTGCTGACGAAAGTCGAACGCCCAGGCGCGACGCCGGTACACATCGTGCCCGGCTTGATCCAGCGCCACGGCTTGCCCAACGTGATGCGCGGCGAAGAAACCCAGGTCTTTGGCGTGATGTTTGACCAGAGCCGCGCGCCAGACCATCACCCCGCCGACAGCGTGTTGATCGGTCTGCCCGGCACACACTCGAAATGGGTCAATGCCCGCCGCGGCCGCGTAACTCACTTCGACACCTTCATGACCGGCGAGGTCTACGCCGCGCTGCGCGGGCACACCATTCTGGGCCGCACCATGGCGGACGCGCCCGCAGCCGACATGGCCGCCTTTGAGCGTGGCGTGAAAGTGGCTGGCTCGCCCGCTGGCCGCGCTGGCGTGCTCTCCACCATTTTCAGCACGCGCGCGCTGGGACTGACCGGCGACTTGGCGCCCGCGTCACAGGCCGACTATCTGTCGGGCCTGCTGATCGGCCACGAAGTCGCCTCGCTTGCCCAGATGCTGCGCCAGCAGGGTGAACAACCGCGCATCGTGCTTTGCGGCGAACCCGCGCTGTGCCAGCGCTACATCTTGGCGATGCAGCACTACGAGCTGGGCACGCCGGAACAAGCGCAGAACGCGACCGAGCGCGGCTTGTGGCATCTGGCCGTTTGCGCCGGCCTGGTCAACGCCGCGGGCGCCCCCTCCATCACGTCATCAACGGCATCCGCCTAG
- a CDS encoding IclR family transcriptional regulator, translating into MTSIPSSDRPSPLNPDSAAPAGTQTLMRGLAVVQAVADGARDLKDICARIGVARSTTHRLASCLVQERYLRALPGVGYVLGPKLIELGFQAREAFPMATLARPYLDSLAELTGDTIHLAVRDNDEVLYLEKIPGKKGLEMRSRAGHRMPLAATGVGKALLLDTEEPQWKALHRIGAPVSSRAPGGQQSWEAFRDRMREYAALGYAFDLEDNEPSIRCVAAPVRDASSGIVAAISVSSTVPYMSMERMYDMVAVVQGAAAGISAEMGWKVDRG; encoded by the coding sequence ATGACCTCCATTCCGTCTTCTGATCGCCCCTCCCCCTTGAATCCTGACTCCGCCGCGCCTGCGGGCACGCAGACGCTGATGCGCGGTCTGGCGGTGGTGCAGGCGGTTGCCGATGGCGCGCGCGATCTCAAAGATATCTGCGCCCGTATCGGCGTGGCGCGCAGCACCACGCACCGGCTGGCCAGCTGTCTGGTGCAGGAACGCTATCTGCGCGCCTTGCCGGGCGTGGGTTACGTGCTGGGGCCCAAGCTGATTGAATTGGGCTTTCAGGCGCGGGAAGCCTTTCCGATGGCGACCTTGGCGCGTCCGTATCTGGATAGCCTGGCCGAGCTGACTGGCGACACCATCCACTTGGCCGTGCGTGATAACGACGAAGTCCTCTACCTGGAGAAAATCCCAGGCAAGAAGGGGCTGGAGATGCGTTCGCGGGCGGGACACCGAATGCCGCTGGCCGCAACCGGCGTGGGCAAGGCGCTGCTGCTGGATACCGAAGAGCCGCAATGGAAGGCGCTGCATCGCATTGGCGCGCCCGTGTCGTCAAGGGCGCCTGGCGGCCAGCAGAGTTGGGAAGCGTTCCGCGACCGCATGCGCGAGTACGCGGCGCTGGGTTATGCGTTTGACCTGGAAGACAACGAGCCGTCGATCCGCTGCGTGGCCGCGCCGGTGCGCGATGCGTCCAGCGGTATCGTTGCCGCGATCAGCGTGTCCAGCACGGTGCCGTATATGTCGATGGAACGCATGTATGACATGGTTGCCGTCGTGCAGGGCGCCGCGGCGGGAATTTCAGCGGAAATGGGCTGGAAAGTGGACCGCGGCTGA
- a CDS encoding glutathione S-transferase family protein, which translates to MLKIWGRLTSVNVQKVMLAVRELALPHTFIPAGGPFGVVDTPEFAKLNPNRTVPVIDDGGFVLWESNAIVRYLAARYGVGTLWPEDACIRADADRWMDWQATEWQGAMGPAFLGLIRTPEDKRDKAAIDTSIKRSNTRALILEQALQGREFIAGRHLTIGDIALVSSAHRWLALPIERPDTPALAAWYRRVMMRPAPQGVLTLPLE; encoded by the coding sequence ATGTTGAAGATCTGGGGACGCCTGACTTCCGTCAACGTGCAAAAAGTCATGCTGGCCGTGCGCGAACTGGCCCTGCCGCACACCTTTATTCCGGCCGGCGGGCCGTTTGGCGTGGTGGATACGCCTGAATTCGCCAAACTCAATCCCAACCGCACCGTGCCGGTGATCGATGACGGCGGATTTGTGCTGTGGGAATCGAACGCCATCGTGCGCTACTTGGCGGCCCGCTACGGTGTGGGCACCTTGTGGCCCGAAGACGCGTGTATCCGCGCGGATGCCGACCGTTGGATGGATTGGCAGGCCACGGAATGGCAAGGCGCCATGGGACCGGCTTTTCTGGGCCTGATCCGCACGCCGGAAGACAAACGCGACAAGGCAGCTATCGACACGTCGATCAAGCGTTCAAACACGCGCGCGCTGATCTTGGAACAGGCGCTGCAAGGCCGTGAATTCATTGCTGGCCGCCATCTGACGATTGGCGATATTGCGCTGGTCAGCTCCGCGCACCGCTGGCTGGCCTTGCCGATTGAGCGGCCCGACACCCCGGCGCTTGCCGCGTGGTACCGCCGCGTGATGATGCGCCCCGCCCCCCAAGGCGTGCTGACGCTGCCGTTGGAATAA